The segment CCATGGTGGAGAAGCCGCCCATCGTGCCCGGCGCGGCGGCGCGGATGGTGGCGATGGCGCGGTTGAGATCCTGGGTGATTTCGACGAAGGACTTGCTCGACATGACGGCCTCCACGGCATCGATCGGATACCGTCCATCCTCGCCGCCTCCGTCCGCACGGCCGATGACGCACGTCAATCTGCGAGCCGCTGCGGCGACCCGCCGCGCCGCTCAGTCGGTCGACCGGACCACCACCCGCTCGATCCGCCGGTCCGGTACCAGCCACAGCAGGGCCGCACCGGCGTAGAACGCCATGCCCAGCCCAGGCGCGCAGACCGAGAAGACGATGCCAGTCACATAGATCAACGGCGACAGCTTGCCCTTCCAGTCGCGGCCGAGCGCGCCCGCCAGGGCGGAGCCCGGCCCCTGCACGCGGATGATCGCCCGCTGCAGGATCCAGTACGCCACGGCCGCCATCAGCAACACCACGCCATACAGCGCCGAAGGCACCGCGGCGAAGTGGTTCTCGCCCATCCAGCCGGTGGCGAACGGCAGCAGCGACAGCCAGAACAGCAGGTGCAGGTTGGCCCAGAGGATGCCGCCGCTGACGCTGCGCACCAGGTGCAGCATGTGGTGATGGTTGTTCCAGTAGATGCCCACGTAGACGAAGCTCAGCACGTAGCTCAGGAACACCGGCAGCACCGGCCACAGCGCCCCCAGCGACACGCCGTGCGGCACCTTCATCTCCAGCACCATGATGGTGATGATGATGGCGAGCACGCCATCGCTGAATGCTTCGAGCCGGGTCTTGCCCATGGGTGTCTGTACCGGTGGCCGGGAGAAGGCCAGAGTATCGCCGGCCCGCCCGGCGCCCGCACCCGCCCCTCGCTATGGTCATTCGTGGCGCAGCGCCTCGATCGGGTCCAGCCGTGCCGCCCGGCGCGCCGGGAAATAGCCGAACACCACGCCAATCACCGCCGAGAATGCGAACGCCAGCAGGTTGATCGACGGTCCGAACACGTAGGGCACCTCGAGCACCCGTGCCAGCACGATCGAACCGACCGTCGCCAGCAGCACGCCCAGCAGTCCGCCGATCGAGGACAGCACCACCGCCTCGATCAGGAACTGCAGCAGCACCTCGCGCTCCAGCGCCCCCACCGCCAGGCGGATGCCGATCTCGCGGGTGCGCTCGGTCACCGACACCAGCATGATGTTCATGATCCCCACGCCCCCCACCAGCAGGCTCACCGCGGCCACCGCACCGAGCAGCAGGGTGAGTACGCGCGTGGTGCTGGAGAGCATGTCCGCGATCTCGCGTGTGTCGAGCACGTTGAAATCGTCCTCCTGGCCATCGGCAATGTGCCGGCGCTCGCGCAGCAGGGCCTCGATCCGCTGCTTGGCCTGCGCGGTCGGCACGCCGGGCTGCACCGACACCAGCACCATGCCCACGTCCTGGTTACCGGCCAGCCGCCGCTGCACCGTGCGCAGCGGCATCACCACCGTGTCGTCCTGATCACGCCCCATCGACGACTGCCCCTTGGCCGCCAGCAGGCCGACCACCTCGCAGGAAAACTGCTTGACGCGGATCGCCCCGCCGACCGGGTTCTCACTGCCGAACAGCTTGTTGCGCGCGGTCTCGCCCAGTACGCACACCGCCTTGCCGGCCTGCAGCTCGGCGTCCAGGAACGGCCGGCCCGCGGCGAACTTCCAGTTGCCGGCGGTGAAGTAGTCGTTGGTGGTTCCCACCACGCTGGTGGACCAGTTGCTGGCCAGGTGCACCACGGTCACCGTGCGCGAGACCACCGGCGCCACCCCGGCCAGGCCGCTCACCTGGCTCTGGATGGCGTTGGCGTCAGCCAGCCGGAAGGCCGCCGCACCGGCAGTATCGCGCGTCGGCCCCAGCCGCTGGCCGGGACGCACCATCAGCAGGTTGCTGCCCAGGCTGGCGATCTGCGCGGATACCGACGCGGTAGCGCCGTTGCCGAGCGTGACCATGGTGATCACCGCGGCCACGCCGATCAGGATGCCGAGCACGGTCAGGAAGCTCCGCGTGAGGTTGCGGCGGATCTCCTTCAGCGCCAGCAGCAGCGTGTTCCAGAACATCAGGCCACCCCCGCCTGGCGCATGTCGCTCTCCACCTGGCCGTCGACGAAGTGCACCACGCGCCGGGCGTAGGCGGCCATGTCCGGCTCGTGCGTCACCATCAGCACGGTGATGCCGCGGTCGCGATTGAGCGCGGCGATCAGATCCATGATCTCGCGGCTGCGCCGGGTGTCGAGATTGCCGGTGGGCTCGTCCGCGAGCAGCACCGCGGGATGGGTGACGATGGCGCGGGCGATCGCGGCGCGCTGCTGCTGCCCGCCGGACAGTGCGGCCGGCACGTGGTGTTCCCAGCCGGTCAGTCCCACCGCGGCCAGCGCCTCGCGTGCCGCGGCGTGACGCGCAGCCGGCGGCTCGCCGCGGTACAACAGCGGCAGCTCCACGTTTTCCAGTGCGCTGGTGCGGCCCAGCAGGTTGTAGCCCTGGAACACGAAGCCCAGGTAATGCCGGCGCAACAGCGCCCGCTGGTTGCGCGAGAGCCGCTCCACGGCGGTACCGCGGAAGCGGTAGCTGCCGGTGGTCGGCACGTCGAGGCAACCGAGAATGTTCATCGCCGTGGACTTGCCCGAGCCGCTCGGCCCCATGATCGCCACGAACTCGCCCTCCTCCACCACCAGGTCCACGCCGCGCAGCGCCTGGAACGCCACCGCCCCCTGACCGTAGGTCTTGGTGACGCCGGCCAGTTCGATCAGCGGCGCCGCGGCGCCGTCACCCTGGCTCACTGGGCACCACCGAGGCTCTCGGTGATCACCCGCATGCCGGACTGCAGCTCGCCTCCCGTCACCTCCGTCAACTGGCCGTTGCTGGCGCCGACCGTGACCGGCACCGCCAGCGGCTCGCCCTCGCGCAGCACCCACACCTGGCGGGACTTGCCGTTGCCCGACACCGCGCGGCTCGGGCCGTGCGGCGGTCGCGGCATCAGCCGGCTGACCAGGCTGCCCGAGGCCTGACTGGATGTCGTGGATGCCGGCGTGAAGCGCAGCGCGGCACTCGGCACCAGCAGCACCTGCCGGCGCTCGTTGACCACGATCGCGGCGGTGGCGGTCATGCCCGGACGCAGGCTGAGGTCATCGTTGTTCACGGTGAGCACGGTGAGGTAGGACACCACGCCGTCCTTGGTCTGCGAGCCGAAGCCGACCCGGCGCACCTTGGCCGGGTATTCGCGACCGGGATAGGCATCCACGGTGAAGGTCGCCTCTTGGCCATCGTGCACCAGGCCCACGTCGGCCTCGTCCACGTCGACCTGCAGCTCCATCTTCGACAGATCCTCGGCCAGGGTGAACAGCACCGGCGCCTGCAGCGAGGCGGCCACGGTCTGCCCCGGCTCGATCGAGCGGCTCAGCACCACGCCGTCGATCGGCGAGCGGATCGACGCCTTGGCCAGGTTGGTTTCGCCGGTGCTGAGCGACGCCTGCGCCTGCACCACGGCCGCGCGGGCATTCGCCTCGGCACCCTCGGCACGTTGCATGGCCGCCCGTGCGGTATCGATGTCCACCTGGGCCGGCACCGTGCCACCGCTGGTGGCGAACATGCGCTGGAGCCGGCTCAACTGCAGCCGCGTCTCGGTGACCGTGGCCGCGGCCTGCGCCACCTGGGCGCGGGCCGCGGCAAGCGCCCCGCGCGCGTTGGCGATCTGGTCCCTGAGCCGCGACACATCGAGCTGGGCCAGCACCTGGCCGCGCTTGACCGTGTCGTTCACGTCGACCTTGACCGACTCCATGATGCCGGACAGTTCGCTGCCCACGTCCACCTGGTTGGTCGGCTGCAGGTTGCCGGTGGCCGCGACCGTCACCACCAGGTTGCCGCGGGTGACCTCCGCCGTCTGGTAGCGCGGCTGGGCCGCCTCACGACCACGCAGCAACCAGCCGTAGCCGGCCACGACCACGACCAGCAGCGCGAGGACAATCAGTATCCAGCGCAGAACCCGGCGACCGCGCCCGCCACCCGGACCGCCGCCCAGCAACGCGGTGACTGCCGCGGCATCGGACCGCCCACCGCCACCGGCTCCGGAATCGTCGGGCGCCTTCATCGCGAACGCTCCACGCTCTCGCGACCGCGCCTTACCGTGCAAGCCTTCATCGCGAAACCCATGCGAATGTGGCCAATCACCACGCCCGACACCCTAGGCCAGCGCATGCGCCGGCGTATTGACCCCCATCAATCACGACTGCGTCCGTCGCTGCGGAGGCCGTCTTCTACCGAAGGGAATAGAACTGGAGGACGTTCCTGCCGGGGTCGTGGAGATGGAACTCGCGGGTTCCCCAAGGCGTCTGCGACGGTCTCGCCCAGGGACCTTCCGGGTGGTGCTGCTCGCCGATGCTGCCGCTCGCGACGAACTCCTCGTAGAGCGCGTCCACGTCGTCCACCTGGAAGCGGCAGACCGGACGATCGGTGGGATAAGCCCACTGCCCCGCGTCCGCCCATTGCAGGTGGATCTCCACCCCGTCCCGCCCCACGGCTGCGTACTTCGGCGCCTCGGGTGCGTCCTGGAACAACAGCACGAAACCGAGATCGCGGTAGAAGCGCACCGACTCACCCACTTCGCGGCAGGCGAGCACGGGATGCACGGCATGAAGGTTCGCTTTCATGGGGCGCTCCGCGGAATCGGGAAGCATGTGCGGTTACCGGCCGGAAGACTCGTGAAGCCCCCATCGGCCGCGAGCCCCGGTGTCATCGAGATGCTCGCTCTTGTGGCCTGCAAAGGCATCGTAGATGCGCCGATGCGCCTGGTACGACCACTGATCCTCACGCTCGTAGTATCCGGCCACCCAGGCCTGCAGGGCCTCGAGCATGGCGTCCTGCGCCTCCTTCGAGGCGTACTTGTGCGGCTCCCAGGGGCGCCGGCGGTTGTGTTCCAGGCAGATTTCCAGTCCGGGGTTGAGGAACACCAGTTCCGTGCAGTGGGCGGACGCGGCCTGAACCAGCTCGCCGTAGCAGCCCTCGATCACCCAGCGGTCATGCCCGGCGAGAAACGCCGCGAGGGACGCGGCAATGGCCTCGGTCGATCGCTGCACGGCGATCCTCCCCGGCTCCCAGACGATGGAGTCCAGATCGAGATGCGCCAGTCCATGGTCCGCAGCCAGCCGTCTGGCCAACGTGCTCTTGCCGGACCCGGAATTGCCGAAGAGGAGAATTTTCATGGCAGGACGGGACCTGTGCATGGCGCTTTCCGCCATGGCGCGCTGCTGCACGAACGGATCCGGTGCGGGCCTTGTCCAGGGCCGCTTCGGCTCGGTCGAAGAAAGAAATCGCCACTCTTATTCATCGTCCGCGAACCGCTCTTCGCGCCACGGATCCCCGCGCATGTGATACCCGCGCAACTCCCAGAACCCCGCTTCGTCGCGCGCGGTGAACTGCAGGCCGGTGAGCCATTTGGCGGACTTCCAGAAATACAGGTGCGGCACCAGCAGACGGGCCGGACCACCGTGCTCGGGCGGCAGCGGCTGGCCGTCGTAGCGGGTGGCGATCATCGCGCGACCGCCGAGCAGGTCGTCGATCCGCAGGTTGGTGGAGTAGCCGTCGGCACTGTGCGCCAGCACGAAGCCGGTGGGTGGGGTGATGCCCGCGTCGGCGAACAGGTCGTCCAGTGACACGCCCTCCCAGGCCGTATCGAGCTTCGACCAGCGGGTGACGCAGTGGATATCGCGCACGACGCGCTGCCTGGGCAGCGCATCGAAACCCGCCCAGTCCCAGCGCCTGAGCGGACGCACGCCGTGCTTGAGCGTCAGCGACCAGTCCGCCGTGTCCAGCACCGGCGTGGGCGCCATCGACATCACCGGGAACTTGCGTGTAACCACCTGCCGGGGCGGCAGACGCTCCGTGGAGGCCTCCCCGTCGTCGGCACGACTGGAACCGGACATCTTCGGCGTCCCCTCAAGATCCTGACAGCGCGTGACCTTAGCACCGGCCGGCCGCACGACGTCGCCTGAACACCCCACGCACCCGCCACGCCATCTTCACCGCTCGCTGATCCCCGCCTGCCAAGACTCGGGACTCCCTTCCCCACAGGAGACGAGGCGATGAAAACGGTCGTACTTTCCACCGCCCTCGCGCTGGGCCTTGCCGGCGCGGCGATGGCCCAGTCGCCGGATCATGGCGTGATGACCAAGGCACAGATCCGGGCACAACTGCAGCAGCAGGGCTATAACGACGTCGATGATCTGGAATTCAGCCACGGCATGTGGCGCGCCAAGGCCGAGAGCGGCAATGGCCACCACGTGCACCTGCGCGTCGACGCCCGCACCGGCAAGGCCTATGCGGACGACCAGAAGCTTGCCCGCCTGGGCGAGGACGACATCCGTGCCGCCCTCTCCAGCGCCGGCTACACCGACGTGCACGACGTGGATTTCGATGACGGGCTGTGGACCGCCAAGGCCGAGAACCGCGCCGGCAAGCACGTGAAGCTGGACGTCGATCCGGATACCGGCAAGGTGGTCGGCACCGACGACTGAGGCCCGACCGCGGCCGGTGCGCTCCACGCGCTGGCCGCGCCCCGGTCTGCGCCGGGATCAGGGGCTGGCGACTTTCTCCGATTCAACCACCATGTCGAGCACGTAGGCCGGACCTTTCGAGGTATCGAAGCGCTTTACCCGCAGGACATTGCGCATGCCGGGTTCATGCGTGTAGCCCTCGATGCCCGACGTCATGACATGCCACGGCCCGGGCTCGCCGCTCTTCAGGCCGTGGGCGTCGTAGTGCCGGTCGCGCACGCTCAGGCATCGGGTGTCGCGGGATGCGCCGGTGTCGCATGGCACGTCCTGCGCCGCCACCTCCAGGAATTCGACCTGCCCTGGCCCGCCGTAGCGCCTCTCGGCCGTCGGCTGCCCGGTGAACTGCAGCACGTCGCCGTCGGCGGTGACCAGCTGCAGTTGGGGCATGGCTCCCTCCCGGTCGATCGAGATCGATGGCCGGCTCTTCAACCTCTGCACCACGGCCTGATCGAGGCCGCCCAGGCCGGCCTGCAGGCAGGCCATCTGGGTGGAGAGCATCGGGCCCAGCACGAGTTGCCCCTGTTCGATGCGGTAATTCGCTCCCCTGGCGTTGCACAGCTGGCCGATCGTCAGGTGGTTCTGCGAGAAATCGAGCTGCACCGGCCGGTCGGGGCGCACGAACAGGGCCGCGATGCGTTTGCCATGCGCATCGATCGCCGACTGCAGCTTCCAGTGGTAGCCCTGCAAGGAGGCCGGATCAACCGGCACGATGGAATCCGGAGACGCGCCGGGCACCGGCTTGGCGGAGCACGCCGTACACGCCGCCAATGCCAACAGCAGCGGCAGGACCAGGGTACGGATCGACATATCGGCGCTTCCCGGGTGACGTGACCGATGGAGCATATGTCGCCCGGACAGGCCGCGTGTTAGCGCGATGTGTCCGATGCACGCGGCACGACCGCGTCCCCGGCAGGCAGACCTGCGTGCTCGCGCAGGATGCGCCGG is part of the Dyella thiooxydans genome and harbors:
- a CDS encoding META and DUF4377 domain-containing protein is translated as MSIRTLVLPLLLALAACTACSAKPVPGASPDSIVPVDPASLQGYHWKLQSAIDAHGKRIAALFVRPDRPVQLDFSQNHLTIGQLCNARGANYRIEQGQLVLGPMLSTQMACLQAGLGGLDQAVVQRLKSRPSISIDREGAMPQLQLVTADGDVLQFTGQPTAERRYGGPGQVEFLEVAAQDVPCDTGASRDTRCLSVRDRHYDAHGLKSGEPGPWHVMTSGIEGYTHEPGMRNVLRVKRFDTSKGPAYVLDMVVESEKVASP
- a CDS encoding sulfite oxidase-like oxidoreductase; this translates as MSGSSRADDGEASTERLPPRQVVTRKFPVMSMAPTPVLDTADWSLTLKHGVRPLRRWDWAGFDALPRQRVVRDIHCVTRWSKLDTAWEGVSLDDLFADAGITPPTGFVLAHSADGYSTNLRIDDLLGGRAMIATRYDGQPLPPEHGGPARLLVPHLYFWKSAKWLTGLQFTARDEAGFWELRGYHMRGDPWREERFADDE
- a CDS encoding PepSY domain-containing protein — its product is MKTVVLSTALALGLAGAAMAQSPDHGVMTKAQIRAQLQQQGYNDVDDLEFSHGMWRAKAESGNGHHVHLRVDARTGKAYADDQKLARLGEDDIRAALSSAGYTDVHDVDFDDGLWTAKAENRAGKHVKLDVDPDTGKVVGTDD
- a CDS encoding TMEM175 family protein — encoded protein: MGKTRLEAFSDGVLAIIITIMVLEMKVPHGVSLGALWPVLPVFLSYVLSFVYVGIYWNNHHHMLHLVRSVSGGILWANLHLLFWLSLLPFATGWMGENHFAAVPSALYGVVLLMAAVAYWILQRAIIRVQGPGSALAGALGRDWKGKLSPLIYVTGIVFSVCAPGLGMAFYAGAALLWLVPDRRIERVVVRSTD
- a CDS encoding efflux RND transporter periplasmic adaptor subunit; translation: MKAPDDSGAGGGGRSDAAAVTALLGGGPGGGRGRRVLRWILIVLALLVVVVAGYGWLLRGREAAQPRYQTAEVTRGNLVVTVAATGNLQPTNQVDVGSELSGIMESVKVDVNDTVKRGQVLAQLDVSRLRDQIANARGALAAARAQVAQAAATVTETRLQLSRLQRMFATSGGTVPAQVDIDTARAAMQRAEGAEANARAAVVQAQASLSTGETNLAKASIRSPIDGVVLSRSIEPGQTVAASLQAPVLFTLAEDLSKMELQVDVDEADVGLVHDGQEATFTVDAYPGREYPAKVRRVGFGSQTKDGVVSYLTVLTVNNDDLSLRPGMTATAAIVVNERRQVLLVPSAALRFTPASTTSSQASGSLVSRLMPRPPHGPSRAVSGNGKSRQVWVLREGEPLAVPVTVGASNGQLTEVTGGELQSGMRVITESLGGAQ
- a CDS encoding AAA family ATPase, with protein sequence MQQRAMAESAMHRSRPAMKILLFGNSGSGKSTLARRLAADHGLAHLDLDSIVWEPGRIAVQRSTEAIAASLAAFLAGHDRWVIEGCYGELVQAASAHCTELVFLNPGLEICLEHNRRRPWEPHKYASKEAQDAMLEALQAWVAGYYEREDQWSYQAHRRIYDAFAGHKSEHLDDTGARGRWGLHESSGR
- a CDS encoding ABC transporter ATP-binding protein — encoded protein: MSQGDGAAAPLIELAGVTKTYGQGAVAFQALRGVDLVVEEGEFVAIMGPSGSGKSTAMNILGCLDVPTTGSYRFRGTAVERLSRNQRALLRRHYLGFVFQGYNLLGRTSALENVELPLLYRGEPPAARHAAAREALAAVGLTGWEHHVPAALSGGQQQRAAIARAIVTHPAVLLADEPTGNLDTRRSREIMDLIAALNRDRGITVLMVTHEPDMAAYARRVVHFVDGQVESDMRQAGVA
- a CDS encoding ABC transporter permease translates to MFWNTLLLALKEIRRNLTRSFLTVLGILIGVAAVITMVTLGNGATASVSAQIASLGSNLLMVRPGQRLGPTRDTAGAAAFRLADANAIQSQVSGLAGVAPVVSRTVTVVHLASNWSTSVVGTTNDYFTAGNWKFAAGRPFLDAELQAGKAVCVLGETARNKLFGSENPVGGAIRVKQFSCEVVGLLAAKGQSSMGRDQDDTVVMPLRTVQRRLAGNQDVGMVLVSVQPGVPTAQAKQRIEALLRERRHIADGQEDDFNVLDTREIADMLSSTTRVLTLLLGAVAAVSLLVGGVGIMNIMLVSVTERTREIGIRLAVGALEREVLLQFLIEAVVLSSIGGLLGVLLATVGSIVLARVLEVPYVFGPSINLLAFAFSAVIGVVFGYFPARRAARLDPIEALRHE
- a CDS encoding VOC family protein → MKANLHAVHPVLACREVGESVRFYRDLGFVLLFQDAPEAPKYAAVGRDGVEIHLQWADAGQWAYPTDRPVCRFQVDDVDALYEEFVASGSIGEQHHPEGPWARPSQTPWGTREFHLHDPGRNVLQFYSLR